A stretch of the Methanothrix sp. genome encodes the following:
- a CDS encoding KEOPS complex subunit Pcc1, translating to MIYVKLIFWGSDVQEISKALEPDNLPSMKVSVQKDELIVELSAERIGTVLSTVDDLLMNIKVAEEAIGSSEV from the coding sequence ATGATATATGTAAAGCTCATCTTCTGGGGCAGTGATGTGCAGGAGATATCAAAGGCGCTGGAGCCGGACAACCTTCCAAGCATGAAGGTCTCTGTGCAGAAGGATGAGCTGATCGTGGAGCTCTCTGCTGAGAGGATCGGAACAGTGCTGTCCACGGTCGATGATCTTCTGATGAACATCAAGGTGGCTGAGGAGGCCATTGGCTCCTCG